One Setaria viridis chromosome 7, Setaria_viridis_v4.0, whole genome shotgun sequence genomic region harbors:
- the LOC117862791 gene encoding defensin Tk-AMP-D1.1 — MESPRKFFPAVVLLLLLVASTGMAPVQARECEKDSAQFVGLCMKEDNCSNVCRGEGFTSARCSTFRRRCVCIKEC, encoded by the exons ATGGAGTCGCCACGCAAGTTCTTtcccgccgtcgtcctcctgcttctcctcgtCGCGTCCACAG GTATGGCGCCGGTGCAGGCGAGGGAATGTGAGAAGGATAGCGCTCAATTCGTTGGGCTATGCATGAAGGAAGACAACTGCTCCAACGTGTGCCGTGGTGAAGGGTTCACCTCTGCCCGGTGCAGCACGTTCCGCCGTCGCTGCGTCTGCATTAAGGAGTGCTAG